A single region of the Bacteroidota bacterium genome encodes:
- a CDS encoding DUF721 domain-containing protein: MFAKFDLLLFSVKIMQAKKSNEQTLKSAISEFLHSQHLDSKLAEVNIINNWERLVGALIAKNTQEISFKKGVMHLKIESNALRNELMYQRGKIMAIVNTEANQQLITDVIIR; the protein is encoded by the coding sequence ATGTTTGCCAAATTTGACCTATTATTGTTTTCTGTTAAAATTATGCAAGCCAAAAAATCAAATGAACAAACTTTAAAAAGTGCTATCAGCGAGTTTTTACATAGTCAACATCTTGATAGTAAACTGGCCGAAGTAAATATTATTAATAACTGGGAAAGGCTGGTTGGAGCCTTAATAGCTAAAAACACGCAAGAAATTTCCTTCAAAAAAGGAGTGATGCATTTAAAAATTGAATCGAATGCACTACGTAATGAATTGATGTATCAGCGTGGTAAAATAATGGCTATTGTAAACACAGAAGCCAATCAGCAATTAATTACAGATGTTATTATTCGTTAA
- a CDS encoding DUF2279 domain-containing protein codes for MKKITSRYFYFTCLLLLVFQTGFAQSNQNTDTANTAVSSINKKRLAIVLGASSLTLAASYIYVQNVWWSENKQSFHFDDGADYKYAINLDKCAHLMGGLISAELTHDALKWTGLNENKAYLYSFVLGTTMQTFIEIKDGFAKTYGFSIGDIAAGTVGSAIPYLKYKFPKLNAFNFKFSYYKHDDYYFKQFSHGDWIDDYMNHTYWLTLSLNDWLPKGSKVEKVWPDFLCLAGGFGVDNTLNWYYKGINEPENKGKGNYEYYLSLDIDWRKIIPQKTDGQKILARTLNYIKIPLPTLRVGPSTEFYWLFL; via the coding sequence ATGAAAAAAATAACATCCAGGTATTTTTACTTTACATGTTTGCTTTTATTGGTATTTCAAACCGGTTTTGCTCAATCAAATCAAAACACCGATACAGCCAATACAGCAGTTTCTTCCATTAATAAAAAAAGACTCGCCATTGTTTTAGGCGCAAGTTCGTTAACCCTGGCCGCTTCTTATATTTATGTACAAAATGTTTGGTGGAGCGAAAACAAACAATCGTTTCATTTTGATGATGGAGCCGATTATAAATATGCCATCAATTTGGATAAATGTGCGCATTTAATGGGTGGATTAATTTCGGCAGAGTTAACCCACGATGCTTTAAAATGGACTGGTTTAAATGAAAACAAAGCCTATTTATATTCTTTTGTATTAGGAACCACTATGCAAACTTTTATTGAAATAAAAGATGGTTTTGCCAAAACGTATGGTTTTAGTATTGGCGATATAGCAGCAGGAACTGTAGGCAGTGCCATTCCTTATTTAAAATATAAATTCCCTAAACTAAACGCTTTTAACTTTAAGTTTAGTTACTACAAACACGATGATTATTACTTCAAACAATTTTCGCATGGCGATTGGATTGACGATTATATGAACCATACTTATTGGCTCACTTTAAGTTTAAATGATTGGCTTCCTAAAGGCTCAAAGGTTGAAAAAGTATGGCCAGATTTTTTATGTTTGGCAGGAGGTTTTGGTGTTGACAATACTTTGAATTGGTACTATAAAGGCATTAATGAACCAGAAAACAAAGGAAAGGGTAATTACGAATATTACCTATCGCTTGATATTGACTGGAGAAAAATAATACCTCAAAAAACCGATGGACAAAAAATATTAGCACGCACCCTGAATTATATAAAAATTCCTTTACCAACTTTGCGTGTAGGGCCAAGTACGGAGTTTTACTGGCTGTTTTTATAA
- a CDS encoding PAS domain S-box protein → MNTEKSTNKSFILYYLCATALGMVYQLFTGQWVLLFLSSLQITIYGTIAALFNTSKTQNLLLFFNGFSAVFFYLFDDGINGNSAYYLNYLTLLLINYVLIQQKANKNILDYVMPIAMFLAVFALVNFANTPKLVATPFRTNNTPLYFLINLSSLIAIGILSIKKISVAPAVTAADNIPTPIESKEETEDIQIKSLIENTANAIWSIDKNFTIIYGNLSFFNTYELLYNQKISQGQKFFQGDNHEDISYWKNLYERALNGEKFKVEKQLFVNNAYRYVDLYLSPVFNNNEIVGVTINGADITEQIINQKEIIEKEKNLENLIDSLDDVVFEFDENLRYKNIWINDADKLKNEKEYYIGKTISEAVNPQFAAPLERALLHTFNTSENTQTDYQQEINGVKKWFSARTKVVKNQVPKHVLMVVEDINERKKQEIRTIRQRDFLNKLIETLPVGIFAKDAKNDMVYVLWNKELENMFGILQQDVLGKTDFDIFNTDENIDDYIDTDGMVAQSKEALLLSNLSINTPNGTIITKTIKVPLLDEDNEPDLIIGIIEDITDFQNTQKELEIAEKRWNFALTGSRDGVWDFDLIKDTIYYSPIYKEMLGYSADEYDNSTLTWENSIHADDINNVIQSFTDHIYGRTPYYQNEHRKIKKNGSIIWVLDKGKVAEYNEQGKAIRFIGTLTDITSRKELEVKANETETLLESISQNIKEGIYRVNSNHKVMYANNPFIEMFGYANFNEVLSIHASEFYYNKVDREHFVELIRESNFIENKEIVFKRKDGSTFWGLLSSKRLVDENGEEFFDGAVRDITEIKKIEDLLIKAKDDAEDAAKAKSTFLSTMSHEIRTPMNAVIGITNILLDQQHLPDQVDSLKTLKFSAENLMHLLNDILDFSKIEAGKVELEKTDLNISQLLNEVKQLAEINAKEKGIKIAVELDKNIPHYLIGDPTRLTQIIFNLVSNAIKFTDEGMVSIKAKLLSTNIENTSIYFEVSDTGIGISEEQLKTIFDQFTQASSDTTRKFGGTGLGLAIIKKLVDLHQSKIYVESQPGMGSKFYFTIDFNNNKKELSEIEANAGNKFEPITDMKILIAEDNKINVFVATKFLKSWGIQFDVAENGIEAIEKANANVYDLILMDLQMPEMDGFDATIAIRKFNKKIPIYALTANAFSDVKSKVLEVGMNDFITKPFNPAELYKKIKLVKGFVNKTLNLFDS, encoded by the coding sequence ATGAATACAGAAAAAAGCACCAATAAATCATTTATACTTTACTATTTATGTGCAACAGCACTAGGTATGGTATATCAATTATTTACCGGCCAGTGGGTGCTCTTGTTTCTGTCGAGTTTGCAAATAACTATATATGGCACTATAGCCGCATTATTTAATACCAGCAAAACACAAAACCTGTTACTATTTTTCAATGGTTTTTCAGCCGTATTTTTTTATTTGTTTGATGATGGAATCAATGGCAATTCAGCTTACTATTTAAACTATTTAACATTACTCCTTATCAATTATGTATTGATACAGCAAAAAGCCAATAAAAATATATTGGATTATGTAATGCCCATAGCTATGTTTTTAGCTGTATTTGCTTTGGTTAATTTTGCAAACACACCCAAACTGGTTGCCACACCATTTAGAACCAATAATACACCTCTTTATTTTTTAATTAACTTAAGCAGTTTAATTGCTATAGGTATTTTAAGTATCAAAAAAATAAGTGTAGCACCTGCTGTCACAGCTGCTGATAATATTCCAACCCCAATTGAAAGCAAGGAAGAAACAGAAGATATTCAAATAAAAAGTTTAATTGAAAATACTGCTAACGCTATTTGGAGTATTGATAAAAACTTTACCATTATTTACGGCAATCTTTCTTTTTTCAATACCTACGAATTGCTGTACAATCAAAAAATTTCACAAGGGCAAAAATTTTTCCAAGGCGATAACCACGAGGACATTTCTTATTGGAAAAATTTATATGAAAGAGCATTAAACGGAGAAAAATTTAAGGTAGAAAAGCAGCTTTTTGTCAATAATGCCTATAGATACGTAGACCTGTATTTAAGCCCTGTATTTAACAACAACGAAATTGTAGGCGTTACCATTAACGGAGCCGACATTACCGAGCAAATTATTAATCAAAAAGAGATTATTGAAAAAGAGAAAAATTTAGAAAATCTCATAGATTCATTAGATGATGTGGTTTTTGAATTTGATGAAAACTTACGTTATAAAAACATTTGGATTAACGATGCTGATAAGTTAAAAAATGAAAAAGAATATTACATCGGTAAAACCATATCCGAAGCCGTTAACCCACAATTTGCGGCACCTTTAGAACGTGCCCTATTGCATACTTTTAATACCAGCGAAAACACCCAAACAGATTATCAGCAAGAGATAAATGGCGTAAAAAAATGGTTTTCTGCCAGAACCAAAGTAGTTAAAAACCAAGTACCCAAACATGTTTTAATGGTAGTTGAGGATATTAACGAACGTAAAAAACAAGAAATAAGAACCATCAGGCAACGCGATTTTTTAAATAAACTAATTGAAACCTTACCCGTTGGTATATTTGCTAAAGATGCTAAAAACGACATGGTTTATGTGCTCTGGAATAAAGAGCTTGAAAACATGTTTGGTATTTTGCAACAAGATGTATTGGGTAAAACAGATTTTGATATATTTAACACTGATGAAAATATAGACGACTACATAGATACCGATGGTATGGTAGCACAATCAAAAGAAGCATTGTTGTTAAGCAATTTAAGTATCAATACACCCAATGGAACCATTATTACCAAAACTATTAAAGTTCCTTTATTAGATGAAGACAATGAACCCGATTTAATTATTGGCATTATTGAAGACATTACCGATTTTCAGAACACACAAAAAGAACTGGAGATAGCAGAGAAAAGGTGGAATTTTGCTTTAACAGGTAGTAGAGATGGCGTATGGGATTTTGATTTAATAAAAGATACCATTTATTATTCACCTATTTATAAAGAAATGCTTGGCTACTCAGCAGACGAGTATGATAACTCAACATTAACCTGGGAAAACTCCATACATGCAGATGACATTAATAATGTTATACAAAGCTTTACCGACCATATTTACGGGCGTACTCCATACTACCAAAACGAACACAGAAAAATAAAGAAAAACGGTTCTATTATTTGGGTATTAGATAAAGGTAAAGTAGCTGAATACAACGAACAGGGTAAAGCCATTAGGTTTATAGGTACCTTAACCGATATTACTTCACGAAAAGAATTAGAAGTAAAAGCAAACGAAACAGAAACCCTGCTCGAATCAATAAGTCAAAACATAAAAGAAGGTATATATAGGGTAAACAGTAACCACAAAGTAATGTATGCCAACAACCCTTTTATTGAAATGTTTGGCTATGCAAATTTCAACGAAGTATTGAGCATTCATGCTTCAGAGTTTTATTATAACAAAGTAGATAGGGAACATTTTGTAGAATTAATCCGGGAAAGCAATTTTATTGAAAACAAAGAGATCGTTTTTAAACGTAAAGATGGTTCTACTTTTTGGGGCTTACTAAGCAGCAAACGTTTGGTTGATGAAAATGGGGAAGAGTTTTTTGATGGAGCAGTACGTGATATTACTGAAATTAAGAAAATAGAAGACCTGCTTATAAAAGCAAAAGATGATGCTGAAGATGCTGCCAAAGCCAAAAGCACCTTCTTATCTACCATGAGTCATGAAATAAGAACCCCTATGAATGCCGTAATTGGCATTACTAATATATTGCTTGACCAGCAACATTTGCCTGATCAGGTTGATTCTCTTAAAACACTTAAATTTTCAGCCGAAAACTTAATGCATTTATTAAACGATATATTAGATTTTAGTAAAATAGAAGCAGGTAAAGTAGAGTTGGAAAAAACAGATTTAAACATCAGTCAACTATTAAATGAAGTAAAACAATTGGCTGAAATTAATGCCAAGGAAAAAGGAATAAAAATTGCCGTTGAATTAGATAAAAATATTCCCCATTACTTAATTGGCGACCCTACCCGACTCACTCAAATTATATTCAACTTAGTAAGCAACGCCATTAAATTTACCGATGAAGGAATGGTAAGTATAAAAGCAAAACTACTAAGTACTAATATTGAAAATACCAGCATTTATTTCGAAGTGTCAGATACAGGTATTGGCATTTCAGAAGAACAGTTAAAAACCATTTTTGACCAGTTTACTCAAGCCAGTAGCGATACCACACGCAAATTTGGAGGAACAGGATTAGGCTTAGCCATTATAAAAAAATTAGTCGACCTGCACCAAAGTAAAATATATGTAGAAAGTCAACCCGGCATGGGCTCAAAATTTTATTTTACTATAGATTTTAACAATAACAAAAAAGAACTTTCAGAAATAGAAGCCAATGCCGGTAATAAATTTGAACCTATTACTGATATGAAAATTTTAATAGCCGAAGACAATAAAATAAATGTGTTTGTAGCCACTAAATTTCTAAAATCGTGGGGTATTCAATTTGATGTGGCAGAAAATGGAATAGAAGCCATTGAAAAAGCCAATGCCAATGTTTACGATTTAATACTAATGGACCTTCAAATGCCCGAAATGGATGGTTTTGATGCTACTATAGCTATTCGTAAATTTAACAAAAAAATTCCCATTTACGCTTTAACAGCTAATGCCTTTAGCGATGTCAAATCAAAAGTGCTGGAAGTAGGTATGAATGATTTTATTACCAAACCGTTTAATCCAGCAGAATTATATAAAAAAATTAAATTGGTTAAAGGCTTTGTAAACAAAACACTTAATTTATTTGACTCGTAA
- the ssb gene encoding single-stranded DNA-binding protein produces the protein MNNLKNSVRLIGNLGMSPEVKETTNGKKLAKFSIATNESYKDENGQKVEETMWHNLIVWGKQADIAEKYLTKGSEVAIEGKLSNRNYTDKDGIKRYVTEIIVNEFLMLGNKAK, from the coding sequence ATGAACAACTTAAAAAACAGCGTTCGCTTAATTGGTAATTTAGGCATGAGCCCAGAAGTAAAAGAAACTACTAATGGAAAAAAATTAGCTAAATTTAGTATTGCAACCAATGAAAGTTACAAAGATGAAAACGGCCAGAAAGTAGAGGAAACCATGTGGCACAACTTAATAGTATGGGGTAAGCAAGCAGATATAGCTGAAAAATATTTAACCAAAGGTAGCGAGGTAGCTATTGAAGGAAAACTAAGTAACCGTAACTATACCGATAAAGACGGTATAAAAAGATACGTTACAGAAATTATTGTCAATGAATTCCTCATGCTGGGCAACAAAGCAAAATAA
- a CDS encoding glycoside hydrolase family 3 N-terminal domain-containing protein has translation MKSDFYFYKRTVSFLFCGIFFISSHAQTINWKKQNDWVDSVYAKLSNDEKIAQLMIVAAWSNKDKAHEKDVECHVSEIGVGGLIFFKGTPTKQAVLTNRYQKVAKVPLLIGIDGEWGLSMRLDSTPVFPRQLVFGSANRTELTRNFGIMVGKQCKRMGIHFNFAPDVDVNNNMSNPVINDRSFGESKYIVAKNGIAYMQGMQDENILASAKHFPGHGDTENDSHFGLPVIKGSRKRLDSLELYPFKELINHDVAAIMSAHLSVPALDSTPNLASSISPAIIKGVLQKEMGFEGIIITDALNMKGVSGSYLPGEVAAKALVAGNDFLLFVEDVPLSISIIKDYIKSGQLSWAQIEQSCKKILLAKYWCGLNKYQPIDVNNLYADLNNYEADLLINQVIKNAIVVARNGDKIIPIQNPEQYKIASINVGSSGLSDFQIQLSHYLKADYFAIDKNETKENFDSLLAKSDYYNLIVVSLHNTSRFVSKKLGLTQAQIDFVKQLGSRNKAILVNHGNPYILQHFDSFKNVIVAYEDLPIYNKMAAQILGGGTESKGKLPVSVTSAFALGSGIETEALPKFDYVYPEEAKVDHKKLKQIDSIVNNAIAQKAMPGCQVFVAKGGKVIYNKSFGFQMYDSVTPVKNNHLYDVASLTKILSTTLAVMKLYEEKKIKLDDKIGMYLPFLKGTDKEKIKIQDILTHQAGLTPFIPFYKSTLLANGQLNPIVYADTPNEEYTLEVAKNIYINKNYEKEIWTTIANSELKKPGEYLYSDLGFMMLRKMVEIITNQEFESYLQEEFYKPLNLSTMVYNPIKTVNNNWIVPTEYDSVFRKQLVKGYVHDPAAAMLGGVSGHAGLFATANDVGIIMQMLLNKGYYGNNRVLKASTVEMFTHKFSKKSRRGLGFDKPEMDLTKDSPASRECNSSVFGHQGFTGTCTWVDPENDLVYVFLSNRVHPSADNKKFGELSVRTKVQDAIYGAIKD, from the coding sequence TTGAAATCAGATTTTTATTTTTATAAACGCACCGTAAGTTTTTTATTTTGTGGTATTTTTTTTATCAGCAGCCATGCTCAAACTATTAATTGGAAAAAGCAAAACGATTGGGTTGATAGCGTATATGCTAAACTAAGCAATGATGAAAAAATAGCGCAGCTAATGATAGTAGCCGCTTGGAGCAATAAGGATAAAGCCCACGAAAAAGATGTGGAATGCCATGTAAGCGAAATAGGAGTTGGCGGATTGATATTTTTTAAAGGCACTCCAACCAAACAAGCTGTTTTAACCAACAGGTATCAAAAAGTGGCCAAAGTGCCTTTGTTAATTGGTATTGATGGTGAGTGGGGTTTAAGTATGCGTTTGGATAGTACTCCAGTGTTTCCTCGTCAGTTGGTTTTTGGCAGTGCTAATAGAACAGAATTAACTAGGAATTTTGGTATAATGGTGGGTAAGCAGTGCAAGCGAATGGGTATTCATTTCAATTTTGCACCCGATGTTGATGTGAATAATAACATGAGCAACCCGGTTATAAATGACAGAAGTTTTGGAGAGAGCAAATACATAGTAGCTAAAAACGGAATCGCTTATATGCAAGGCATGCAGGATGAAAACATTTTGGCTTCTGCCAAACATTTTCCCGGTCATGGCGATACTGAAAACGATTCACATTTTGGGTTACCAGTCATAAAAGGTTCGCGTAAACGACTAGATAGTCTGGAACTTTATCCATTCAAAGAGTTAATTAACCACGATGTGGCTGCTATTATGAGTGCGCATTTATCTGTTCCTGCTTTGGATAGTACACCCAATTTGGCTTCCAGTATTTCGCCAGCAATTATAAAAGGAGTACTTCAAAAAGAAATGGGTTTTGAAGGCATTATTATTACTGATGCTTTAAACATGAAGGGCGTAAGTGGTTCTTATTTGCCAGGCGAAGTAGCAGCCAAAGCTTTGGTAGCGGGTAACGATTTTTTATTGTTTGTAGAAGATGTGCCTTTAAGTATTTCTATTATTAAAGATTATATAAAAAGCGGGCAGCTAAGCTGGGCGCAAATTGAACAAAGCTGTAAAAAAATATTGTTGGCTAAATACTGGTGTGGCTTAAACAAATACCAACCTATTGATGTAAATAATTTATATGCTGATTTAAACAATTACGAAGCTGATTTATTAATTAATCAGGTAATAAAAAATGCTATTGTAGTGGCACGTAATGGCGATAAAATTATTCCCATTCAAAATCCTGAACAATATAAAATAGCTTCCATTAATGTGGGTTCGTCAGGCTTAAGCGATTTTCAGATACAACTAAGTCATTATTTAAAAGCCGATTATTTTGCGATAGATAAAAACGAAACAAAAGAAAACTTTGATAGTCTTTTAGCTAAAAGTGACTACTATAATTTGATTGTAGTTAGCCTACACAATACGAGTAGGTTTGTAAGTAAAAAATTGGGCTTAACGCAAGCACAAATTGATTTTGTAAAACAATTAGGCAGCCGCAATAAAGCCATTTTAGTAAACCATGGTAATCCTTATATTTTACAGCATTTTGATAGTTTTAAAAATGTAATTGTAGCCTACGAAGATTTACCTATTTACAATAAAATGGCTGCGCAAATATTAGGAGGCGGAACAGAGTCGAAAGGAAAGTTACCTGTTTCTGTAACTTCGGCTTTTGCATTGGGAAGTGGGATAGAAACAGAAGCATTGCCTAAGTTTGATTATGTATACCCGGAAGAGGCTAAGGTTGACCATAAAAAATTAAAACAAATTGATAGTATAGTAAACAATGCCATTGCCCAAAAAGCAATGCCAGGTTGCCAGGTTTTTGTTGCCAAAGGAGGTAAAGTAATTTATAATAAATCATTTGGTTTTCAAATGTACGACAGCGTAACACCAGTAAAAAATAACCATTTATACGATGTGGCTTCACTGACCAAAATACTCAGTACCACTTTGGCTGTTATGAAACTGTATGAAGAGAAAAAAATTAAACTGGATGATAAAATAGGCATGTATTTGCCCTTTTTGAAAGGTACTGATAAAGAAAAAATAAAAATACAGGATATACTTACACACCAGGCAGGCTTAACTCCTTTTATTCCTTTTTATAAAAGTACTTTACTGGCCAATGGTCAATTAAATCCTATTGTTTATGCTGATACACCCAATGAAGAATATACTTTGGAGGTGGCAAAAAATATTTATATCAATAAAAATTACGAAAAAGAAATTTGGACAACCATTGCCAATAGTGAGTTGAAAAAACCAGGTGAATATTTGTATAGCGATTTAGGTTTTATGATGCTGCGCAAAATGGTAGAGATAATAACCAACCAGGAATTTGAAAGCTATTTGCAGGAAGAGTTTTATAAGCCATTAAACTTATCGACTATGGTTTATAATCCAATAAAAACAGTTAACAATAATTGGATAGTACCAACTGAGTACGATTCTGTTTTTAGAAAACAATTGGTAAAAGGTTATGTACACGACCCTGCAGCGGCTATGCTTGGAGGCGTGAGCGGACATGCTGGATTATTTGCCACGGCTAACGATGTAGGTATTATTATGCAAATGCTTTTAAACAAAGGATATTATGGTAATAACAGGGTTTTAAAAGCAAGTACGGTAGAAATGTTTACCCATAAGTTTAGTAAAAAAAGTAGGAGAGGTTTAGGTTTTGATAAACCTGAAATGGATTTAACAAAAGACAGTCCCGCCAGCCGCGAATGCAATAGCAGCGTTTTTGGCCACCAGGGCTTTACAGGCACTTGCACCTGGGTGGATCCTGAAAATGATTTGGTATATGTTTTTTTAAGTAACCGTGTTCATCCGAGTGCTGATAATAAAAAGTTTGGCGAGTTAAGTGTAAGAACCAAAGTGCAAGACGCCATTTACGGAGCTATAAAAGATTAA
- a CDS encoding o-succinylbenzoate synthase: MFTYKKHVLLFNKPATTSRGSLRSHTVYYIIKHHENLNIYGIGEAAPLVGLSIDAVDNFEIQLQNVLNNLNNGVLLKNIDLTGWPAIEFGIETALADLNFGGTRKICDNPFIQNKPIAINGLVWMNQAPEMLQEAEQKIAAGFNCIKFKIGALDFDEECRLLESIRKKHNAFKLEIRTDANGAFANADVFEKLNELKRFDIHSIEQPVKAKQTPFMQEVCAKSPIPVALDEELIGIQQQYIATLLRFIKPQYLILKPTLIGGLAKSKIWIDHAQQQGINWWFTSALESNIGLNAIAQYCSSLNTQLPQGLGTGSLYKNNIASPLEVANGFLKYNINKPWLLSEIV, from the coding sequence ATGTTTACCTATAAAAAACATGTTCTATTGTTTAACAAACCGGCTACTACAAGCCGTGGTAGTTTGCGAAGCCATACCGTTTATTACATCATAAAACACCACGAAAATTTAAACATATATGGTATAGGAGAAGCTGCTCCATTAGTAGGTTTAAGTATAGATGCAGTAGATAATTTTGAAATACAATTACAAAATGTTTTAAATAATTTAAATAACGGTGTTTTATTAAAAAACATTGATTTAACTGGGTGGCCTGCTATTGAATTTGGTATTGAAACAGCACTAGCCGATTTAAATTTTGGAGGTACCCGTAAAATTTGTGATAATCCATTTATCCAAAACAAACCCATAGCCATAAACGGCTTGGTTTGGATGAACCAGGCACCCGAAATGTTACAGGAAGCCGAACAAAAAATAGCAGCCGGTTTCAACTGTATAAAATTTAAAATTGGTGCATTGGATTTTGATGAAGAATGTCGTTTACTGGAAAGTATCCGCAAAAAACACAATGCCTTTAAATTGGAAATAAGAACCGATGCCAATGGCGCATTTGCCAATGCTGATGTATTTGAAAAATTAAACGAGTTAAAACGTTTTGATATACACAGTATAGAGCAACCCGTAAAAGCCAAACAAACACCATTTATGCAGGAGGTTTGTGCCAAATCGCCTATTCCTGTTGCCTTAGACGAAGAGCTGATTGGTATACAACAACAATATATTGCTACGCTTCTGCGTTTTATAAAACCACAATACTTAATTTTAAAACCTACACTTATTGGCGGTTTAGCCAAAAGTAAAATCTGGATTGACCATGCACAACAACAAGGAATAAACTGGTGGTTTACCTCTGCATTGGAAAGCAATATTGGTTTAAATGCTATTGCCCAATATTGTAGCAGCTTAAACACCCAATTACCACAAGGATTAGGAACCGGAAGCCTTTATAAAAACAATATAGCTAGCCCATTGGAAGTAGCCAATGGTTTCTTAAAATACAATATAAACAAGCCTTGGCTATTAAGTGAAATTGTTTAA